The DNA sequence GGCAAGCTGGTTGCGGAACTGGAACACGTCAGCATGGGTTTCGGCGGGCGCACCCTGGTCAAGGATCTCTCGCTGACCATCCTGCGCGGCGATCGCCTCGGGCTGATCGGCCCCAACGGTGCCGGCAAGAGCACCCTGATCCGGCTGCTGCTGGGGCAACTCGAACCTGATGCCGGCACGGTCAGGCTCGGCACCAAACTCGATGTCGCCTACTTCGACCAGATGCGTGAGCAGCTCGACCCGAGCAAGACGCTGGCCGAAACCATCAGCCCCGGTTCGGACTGGATCGAGATCGGTACCGAGCGCAAGCACATCATCAGTTACCTGGCCGACTTCCTGTTTCCGCCGCAACGCGCCGGTACACCAGTCGGGAGTCTGTCGGGAGGCGAGCGCAACCGCCTGCTGCTGGCGCGCCTGTTTGCGCGCCCGGCCAACCTGCTGGTGCTCGACGAACCGACCAACGACCTCGATATCGAGTCGCTGGAACTGCTCGAGGACACCCTGCAAGGCTACGCCGGCACGCTATTGCTGGTCAGCCACGACCGGGTGTTTCTCGACAATGTCGTGACCCAGACCCTGGTCGCGGAGGCTGAGGGCCATTGGCAGGAATATGCCGGCGGCTACAGCGACTGGCTGCTGCAGCGCCCACCAGCGGCTGTCGCCGCCAGCGCAGTCCAGCCGGTGGAACCGGCAGCAGCACGCGAGCGCAAAACACAGAAAAAGCTCGGCTTCAAGGAACAACGCGAACTCGATGCGCTTCCCGCAACGATTCACGCACTGGAACAGGAGCAACAGCAATTGCTTTCCGGGATGCAAGGCGCCACGGTCGAGCAACTGCAGAGCGCATCGCTGCGCGCCGCGGGGATCACCGCCCTGCTGGAGGCCGCATTCGAGCGCTGGAGCGAACTGGAGGAGCGCGCCGGCGGGGGTTGACGCTCAGGCGTTGCAACCCACCAGCTTGAGCTCCTGTGCCGGGCGTATCAGGTAACGCGGACCCTGGATATTGTTGGCCCGCGCCAGCGCCACCGGGCTCGGGCAGCCCTGGCGTTTGGCGATGCTCGCGAGCGTATCCCCCGAGCGCACGATATAGTTGCGCCCGCCCCCGCTGGCAACGCTTCCCGGTACCCGCGCGCGCTGCAGTTCCAGCGCGACCCGCGCCATGCGGCCATCCACGCATTGCTCTGCATAGGGCCCAAGCAAGGTCCCGGGCATCGCCACCACGCTCCCCACCGCCAGCCGCTTGTTCGGGTCCACTCGCGCATTGAGGTTGCGCAGTGTGCGGAACCAGCCATCGCGACTGTCACCGGCCTGACCGAGACACACGGTCAGCTCGTTGAGCGTCATGGCCTGCTGCAGACGCACTTCTCCGGGCGTACCGTCGACCCGCGGAAACACCAGACCGTAATCATCCGGGTGCAGGAACAGCCATGCCGCGGCCAGCACGTAGGGCACGTATTCCTGGGTTTCGCGCGGCAGATGCCCCATCACTTCCGGTGACCAGAACGGCTTGCCCTGCGTGCGGCGCGCGATCCCGCGCATACGGCCCTCGCCACCATTGTAGGCAGCCAGCGCGTACTCGAGATTGTTGTTCAGCTCGTGAAAGCGTTCGTTCAGATAAGCCACGTTGGCGCGCGCTGCCGCTTCCGGATCGTAGCGTGTATCAAAACCATTCTCGTTGCCGAGACCGAAACGCCGCCCGGTGTGATACATGAACTGAAACGGACCCGCGGCGCCGGCGTTCGACACCGCATGCACCTTGCCACCCGATTCCTTGGCAAGAATGGCAAACAGCAGCGCCTCGGGCAGATTGGCCTGCTGATAGGCCGGCCACATGAGGTGGCGCATGTACTGGTATTGTTCCCAGGAATCCACCAGGCTCGGACGCATCCAGGTCAGCCAGTCCTGCATCGCGGCCTTGATCGGACCGTTGACCTTGATCACGTCCTCGAATTTCTGTCCCTGCAACAGGTTTATCGAACGACTCAGCTCCGGTACGTCGGTGAGTAGCGGCGAGTCGTTTTCGAGCGGTTCGATCTCCGCAAAACCCTCGGCTGCTCCGGCCAGCTCGGCACTGCGCAGTGCGAGCAGGTTGTTGTAGGCCGCCATGAAGCGTTGCGGCTCGCAACCGCGCAGCTGCACGCAGGCATCACCATCAGCGGCGAGCTGGGCACTGGCGCTCTCCATCTGTGTGCGGCCTTCATCGCGGCGACCCTCGCGCATCAGGTGCAGGCCATCGCGATAACGCTGCACCGCGATTTCGATACCGTTGTAGAGCGCATCGGCATCCACAGCGTCAGCAGATGACCGCGCGGCCGAGGGCGCGGCACAGCTGCTGCCAAGCAATGACACCACGAGCCCGCACAGCAGGATGCGGCTTCGCCTGCGCAGCAGCGACAGGCCGTTCCGGCGCGACGACATATGCTCTTTCCCGAAATTCATGATATTACTCGTTAAATGTAGCACGAAGCCCGCAGGCGCTCTTTAGTGCGCGTTCGATTTGGCCTATAGTCCGAACCGGCATGGCACGCGGCAGACAGACCCATGAGTGAAGTTCTTTATCGACGCAGCAACGAATGCGCGGTGCTGACGTTGAACCGGCCGGCCGCGCTGAACACCATTACCAACGAGATGTTGTCGCAGCTCGAACTGCACCTGGAACGAATCGAGCACGACGACAGCCGCGCGCTGGTGCTGACCGGCACCGGGCGCGCTTTCTGTGCCGGCACCGATCTGAACCAGTGGCACGGCGATCCGCAGCAACGCTTGCTGCGGGTGCATGCGTTGCTGCGTCGGCTGCTCGACTTCCCCAAAATCAGCGTCGCGGCGATCAACGGGCTGGCGCTCGGCGGAGGGCTGGAATTTCCGCTCGCCTGCACCTTCCGCGTGGCACGGCGCAGCGCAAAACTCGGCCTGCCTGAAGTCAAGCTCGGCCTGTTGCCGGCTTATGGCGGAACCCAGTTGCTGCCGCGCCTGGTCGGCGCAACCCGCGCGCTCGAGATCATGCTGAGCGGTGAACCGATCGAAGCCCCGGCGGCGCTGTCGATCGGCCTGCTGAATCGCGTGTGCGAGGACGACGAGGACGTGGTGGAACTGGCCTGCGCCCTGGCGCGTTCCTGCGCCCGCCACAGCCTCGTGCCGCAGCGGGCGATCCGGCGCGCGGTGCATGAAGGGCTGCCGTTGCCGCTCAGCGACGCATTGGCGCTGGAGCGCGAGATCGTGCGCGAGCTTTCCACCAGCGCCGATACGCTGGAAGGCGTCACGGCATTTCTCGAGAAACGCGCGCCGGTCTGGAAGGACGCCTAACCACGCTCCCTTCAGCGCAACTCGTACTCAGCGAGCTGCGGCTCGCGGGTCCAATTCCAGTAATCGAGCAGTTTCCACGGCGAGAGTACCGTGACCCGCCCTTTGGAATTGCGATACCAGCTGTGCGCCACCCCCGGATGCGCCCACAGCGTACGCGCCAGCGTGGCGGCGAGGCGCTCGTTGTATTCATCGTGCACTTCAGCCCGCACTTCCATGCTGTGCGCATCGCGCTCCAGCATGGCCCGGATGCAGCCAAGGATATAGCGCATCTGGCATTCGCCGTGAAAGATCAGGCTGCCGCTCGCGGCAAGGTTCGTGGCCGGGCCGTACATCACGAACAGGTTGGGGAAATTCGGCACCGTGATGCCGAGGTAGGCCGCCGGATCGTCGCCCCACTGCTCGCCCAGCACGACACCGTTGCGCCCGCGTATCTCCATCGGCCAGAGATAGCGGTTGGCGTGAAAGCCGGTGGCGTAGACGATCACGTCGACCTCATGGTGGCGCCCAGCAGCATCGCGCACCCCGCTCGCATCGATGGCGGTGACCGCCTGCTCGATCAGTTCCACATTGTCACGCTGCAGGGCCTGCAACCAGCTGCCGTTGTCCTGCAGCGTACGCCGCGCCAGCGGCGGGTAGTGCGGCAGCACGCGCTCGAACAACTCCTGATTGGTACCGGTCTGCTGGCGGATCCAGTCGGTGAAAAACTCGCGGGTAAATTCGTTGACCGCATTTGCCGAGCGGTCCTGGTGCGGCCAGTCGGGATCGATGAAGGTGGCCTCCCACTGCCCGTCGGTGGCGGGCCAGAACAACAGGAAGCGATACCAGCGCCCGTAATAGGGCAGATGGCGGAAACACCAGCGCGCGCCATCGCCCATGGCGCGATGGTAATCGGGATTCGGAAACATCCACTGCGGTGTGCTCTGGAACACCGTTACCCCGGCCGCCCGGGTCGCGATTTCGGGAACCAGCTGAAACGCGCTGGCCCCGGTGCCGAGCACCGCGACCCGCTTGCCGCGGATATCGACCGCGTGGTCCCACTGTGCGGAATGAAAAGCCGGACCACGAAATGTGCCCAGTCCTTGCACCTCGGGCAGCTTCGGACGATTCAGCTGGCCCACGCCGCTGATCAGCACGCGCGCATCCAGCGTCTCCTCACGACCATCCGTCGTGCGCACCGTGACCGCCCAGCTGCCGCTTGCCTCGTCATATCGGGCGCGCAGCACCTCGGTTTCGAAGCGGATATTCGGCAGCAGCCCGTATTTACGCGCGCAGTGCTCGAAATAGCGCCGCAGTTCGGGCTGGCGGGCGAAGAATTCGCTCCAGTCGTTGTTGGGTTCAAAGGAATAGCAGTAGAAGTGATTGCCCACATCGACCCGGCAGCCCGGGTAGGTGTTCTCGTACCAGGTACCGCCAACGCCGGCGTTCTTTTCGATGATCAGGTAGGGAATACCCTGCTCCTGCAGGCGAATCCCGGCCAGGATGCCCGACATGCCGGCACCGATCACCAGCACCGGGAAGGCCGCGCGTTGTTCCTCGGAAATATGCTCCAGCGACACATCACGCGCGTCGCGACCGTCGAGTTCCATCTCCTCGAGCATCATCGACACGTACTCGGCCGGCACCTCGCCCGCGACCAGAAAGCTCATCATGCGGCGCAGGGTCGCTACGTCCGGCGACGGCGGCAGGGTACAACCGCGATCGCGATAGGCCCGGATCACATCGAGCGCCAGCCGACGCACCTCGGCCTGGCTTTCCGGTGACATCGCACACTGCGTCTCGTTCAGGAAACACATCACCGGTCGCAGTTCTCCATCGAGCAGCGTGGCATCGCCGCTCATGTGGATCATCGCCATCAGCAGGCAGGGAACACTCGCTTCCTCGAGCGCGCGCGCGATGGTTGCGTCATCATCGCTAATCGGCTCACCGGCGGGATTGATGGTATGGCTCATGGACAGCTCCCGGAGCGATTGGGCAGGACATTATCGGCTGTGCAAAAACTCCCGGCTACTACCATCACGCAACACGGTGCGAGGTAGCGACATCACCCGCCGCGCTCGTGTAGTCTGAGCGGCAAATACCCAGGAGAATTGCCCATGCCGCAAAGCATCACCCCATTTCGCATCGAGATCGACAGCGCAGAGATTGACGAGCTGCGCCGTCGCTTGGCCGCTACCCGCTGGCCCGATCGCGAAACCACCGGCGACTGGAACCAGGGTATTCCGCTCGACTACATGCAGTCGGTCTGCGATTACTGGGCCAGCGGCTACGAGATGCAGCGGGTCGCGGACCGGGTGAACAAATTCCCGCAGTTTCGCACCACGATCGATGATCTTGGTATCCATTTCCTGCACGTTCGCTCGGCACACAGCGACGCGCTGCCGTTGCTGATCACCCACGGCTGGCCCGGTTCGGTGGTGGAGTTCCTGAAGGTGATCGAGCCGCTGACCGACCCCGTTCGTCATGGCGGATCGCCAAGCGACGCATTCCACGTGGTCTGCCCCTCACTTCCCGGCTACGGCTACTCCGACAAGCCGCGCACGAACGGCTGGGGCGTCAAGCGTACCGCACGCGCCTGGGGCCAGCTGATGGCACGGCTCGGCTATGACGGCTACGTGGCCCAGGGCGGCGACTGGGGGGCGATGGTGACGACCTGTATCGGATTGTCCGAAACCGCGCACTGTCGCGGCATCCACCTGAACATGCCGATCGTCGCGCCCGACATGGATACGCTGAACGATCTGAGCGAACTCGAACAGAGCGCGCTTGCCGGCATGCAGCACTACAACGAGCACGATTCCGGCTACTCGAAGCAGCAGGGTACGCGCCCCCAGACCCTCGGTTACGGGCTGGCGGATTCGCCGGCCGGCCAGGCGGCGTGGATACTCGAAAAATTCCGGGCCTGGACCGATTGCGGCGAAGGCAGTGCGCAGCACCCCGAAAATGCGTTGAGCCGCGATGAAATGCTCGACAACGTGATGATGTACTGGCTCACCGATTCCGCGGCGTCTTCGGCGCGCCTGTACTGGGAGAGTTTTGGCAACCCGAACATGGATCCGGTCGATATCCCGGTCGGTGCGAGCATCTTTCCCAAGGAGATCTTCCGCTCATCGCGACGCTGGGCCGAAAAGCGCTTCAGCAAGCTGATCTACTGGAACGAACTGGAGCGCGGAGGGCATTTCGCGGCATTCGAGCAGCCCGGGAGTTATGTCCAGGAACTGCGCAACTGTTTCCGGCTGTTGCGTTGAGCCCGGGTCAACCGATCGTGCCTTGGGACGTTTCATGCAGCAGGAATACTGTCATGAAAGGAGAATTCCATGCCCAGGCATCTGTTCATAGCGCTCGCGCTGTGCGTTGTGTCGATCTCCGCGCCGGCACTGGCTGATCGCAAGCACCACAAGGGGCATCACGGCCATCATGACGGACATCACCATCGCCACGCCGTGGTCTATCGCGAGGCTTACCACGTGCCGGCCCGCACCGTCGTGCACCACTATTATTCCGCGCCGCCGCGCTACTACGCGCCTGCGCCGGTTTACGTACGGGAATATCCCCGCCACGACAATGCCGGCATGTGGATCGGCACGGCGATGCTGGCTGGCGCGGTGCTGCATCACGTCGACCATCACCGCTGAGAGCAGCGTATCCGCAAGTGTTGATGCGTACCCGGGAGAATTGCAGCGATGCGGAAGACGACGTGGCTGATCCCCCGGACATCGAGGGATTCCTGCGCGCCATCGAACGCCGCGGGTTCCTGATGGCACGCACCGCGCTCGGCAACGAGGCTGATGCCTTCGACGTGCTGCAGGACACGATGCTGCGACTGGTGCAGCGTTATTCGGGCAGGCCAGCGGATGAGTGGCGACCGTTGTTCTACCGCATACTGCAGAACCGGATTACCGATGCCCGCCGTCGGCGCAGCCTTGGCACGCGTCTGTTTGGCTGGCTCGAACGGCACGAGGACGACACCGACCCGCTTGACGAGGCGCCAGATCCGGCGGCATTCGACCCGGTTCGTATTCTGGCCGCCGAGCGTGGCGCGGAGGTGCTGATGGATGCGGTGAACCGCCTTCCGCAACGTCAGCAACAGGCGTTCATGCTACGCTGCTGGGATGGTCTTTCCACCGCTGAAAGCGCGCGGGCAATGGGCTGCAGCGAGGGCAGTGTAAAGACTCACTACTTCCGGGCCCTGCATACGCTGAGAGAACAGCTCGAGGACCATTGGCAATGAACACTTTTGAACAACAACTGCGCGAATCCTTGCGCGAGCAGGAGCAGCAACTCGACGCGGCCACGCTCAGGCGCCTCGCTGCCAACCGGCAAAGCGCACTGGCGGCCATGCCGCGACCGTGGCGGCGCTTTCTGACCCCCGCAATCGGCAGTGCGGTGCTGGCAGCCGTGATCGGGGTTGCCGTATTGATGCCGCGCAGCGAGCTACCTTCATCGACCGGCACCGGAGAACAACTGGTCGACAATCCGGAGTTCTACCGCGATCTCGATTTCTACCTGTGGCTCGCTGAATCGGATATGGGCCATCGTGGCTAGCAGACGCAATCTTCTCGGCGCATTCGTACTTGCCAGTGCCCTGCTGCTGGCAAATGCGGCACATGCAAGACCCGAACCAGCCCGCAAAAAAATTCGCGACACGGGAACGAGCGGGCCGCGAGCTACCAGCTGGCCGGCAATGACAAACAGGAGCAGCGCAAGAATCGCGGCGATCAACGCGATGAAAAAGCGCGCCTGGAACAGCGCGCTTCAGGTCAGGACGCGCGGCGCAAAGGCGGGCAACAAGGGCGGGACAAGCAAGCCCGCGAGCAAACGCAACCGCGCCCGGCTGACGGGAAATCCCAGGATGCGCCGAGGCGCAACCAGACCAGCGCCGAGGACGGCCAGCGCCTGCAACAGCGCGAGCGTGAATTCCGCTCGCTCAGCAGCGAGGAACAACAGCGCCTGCGCGCCGCCGAGCAACGTTACCAGCAGCTCGATCCGCAGCAACGCGAGGACTTGCGACGTCAGTGGGAGCGCATGAGCGAGAGCGAGCGCGAGCGTTACCGCCAGCGTATCGAGCGCAACGACTGAAGCTGGCGGGCCTGCTTCAAAGGGCCTTTACCTTCTGCGCCTTGCAGCGCTCGCAGCGATATACCGTCACCAACTTTCCGGCGCGGGTGTCGAACTGCTTGGCTTTCCACACCACCCACTTGTGATGGCCCTCGAGACAGAGGGTTTTACCCTTGGTCCCGCGCGCTCCGCGAAACGGCAGCACATCTCCCATATTCAGTTCCCGATCCTGCGCCGGCGACCGCTATGCCGGCTGCAGCGGCACCCCGGTGAGCCATCCATGCAAACCGAATACGAACCAGAGCCACAGCAACGCGCCGACGGCGATCGCCAGCACATCGCGCAGCCACGGCCCGGCCACATAGCGCGTCCCTGCGGCACGATCGCGGATTTTTGCCGCGCGATAGCCAAATACCGCCCACAAGAGGAATGTTCCGAACAGCAGCAGATCGACCGCGCGCCCATTGGCCAGCAGGTGCGCGAGCGCCCAGACCTTGACCGACAGCAGCATCGGGTGCGCCACCATCGCCTTGATCCGGGTTTGCGGTACATAGGCAGCCACCAGCAGGATCAGCGCCGGCAACATCAACACCAGTGCCAGCAGTTGCAAGCCACCGGGTGGGGCATAGACCGTGGCGCTGGTCCCACGCGCCGCGCCATAACCATTGATGATCATCAGCAGGCCCGCTAGCGAAACCAGCGAATACCCGGCTTTCCACAACAGGATGCCGAATTGCGCGATGCGTCGTTCGCGCCAGTCGTCGGCAACGATGCGCAGCGAATGCGCGCCGAGAAACAGCACCAGCCCGAGCAGCAGAATGTTCATATGTCCTCCCGGACGCGCACGTGTTCGCGCCGTGACGCGAACGCGTGCGGATATGGACT is a window from the Gammaproteobacteria bacterium genome containing:
- a CDS encoding transglycosylase SLT domain-containing protein yields the protein MNFGKEHMSSRRNGLSLLRRRSRILLCGLVVSLLGSSCAAPSAARSSADAVDADALYNGIEIAVQRYRDGLHLMREGRRDEGRTQMESASAQLAADGDACVQLRGCEPQRFMAAYNNLLALRSAELAGAAEGFAEIEPLENDSPLLTDVPELSRSINLLQGQKFEDVIKVNGPIKAAMQDWLTWMRPSLVDSWEQYQYMRHLMWPAYQQANLPEALLFAILAKESGGKVHAVSNAGAAGPFQFMYHTGRRFGLGNENGFDTRYDPEAAARANVAYLNERFHELNNNLEYALAAYNGGEGRMRGIARRTQGKPFWSPEVMGHLPRETQEYVPYVLAAAWLFLHPDDYGLVFPRVDGTPGEVRLQQAMTLNELTVCLGQAGDSRDGWFRTLRNLNARVDPNKRLAVGSVVAMPGTLLGPYAEQCVDGRMARVALELQRARVPGSVASGGGRNYIVRSGDTLASIAKRQGCPSPVALARANNIQGPRYLIRPAQELKLVGCNA
- a CDS encoding RNA polymerase sigma factor, yielding MRTRENCSDAEDDVADPPDIEGFLRAIERRGFLMARTALGNEADAFDVLQDTMLRLVQRYSGRPADEWRPLFYRILQNRITDARRRRSLGTRLFGWLERHEDDTDPLDEAPDPAAFDPVRILAAERGAEVLMDAVNRLPQRQQQAFMLRCWDGLSTAESARAMGCSEGSVKTHYFRALHTLREQLEDHWQ
- a CDS encoding NnrU family protein — its product is MNILLLGLVLFLGAHSLRIVADDWRERRIAQFGILLWKAGYSLVSLAGLLMIINGYGAARGTSATVYAPPGGLQLLALVLMLPALILLVAAYVPQTRIKAMVAHPMLLSVKVWALAHLLANGRAVDLLLFGTFLLWAVFGYRAAKIRDRAAGTRYVAGPWLRDVLAIAVGALLWLWFVFGLHGWLTGVPLQPA
- a CDS encoding NAD(P)/FAD-dependent oxidoreductase, coding for MSHTINPAGEPISDDDATIARALEEASVPCLLMAMIHMSGDATLLDGELRPVMCFLNETQCAMSPESQAEVRRLALDVIRAYRDRGCTLPPSPDVATLRRMMSFLVAGEVPAEYVSMMLEEMELDGRDARDVSLEHISEEQRAAFPVLVIGAGMSGILAGIRLQEQGIPYLIIEKNAGVGGTWYENTYPGCRVDVGNHFYCYSFEPNNDWSEFFARQPELRRYFEHCARKYGLLPNIRFETEVLRARYDEASGSWAVTVRTTDGREETLDARVLISGVGQLNRPKLPEVQGLGTFRGPAFHSAQWDHAVDIRGKRVAVLGTGASAFQLVPEIATRAAGVTVFQSTPQWMFPNPDYHRAMGDGARWCFRHLPYYGRWYRFLLFWPATDGQWEATFIDPDWPHQDRSANAVNEFTREFFTDWIRQQTGTNQELFERVLPHYPPLARRTLQDNGSWLQALQRDNVELIEQAVTAIDASGVRDAAGRHHEVDVIVYATGFHANRYLWPMEIRGRNGVVLGEQWGDDPAAYLGITVPNFPNLFVMYGPATNLAASGSLIFHGECQMRYILGCIRAMLERDAHSMEVRAEVHDEYNERLAATLARTLWAHPGVAHSWYRNSKGRVTVLSPWKLLDYWNWTREPQLAEYELR
- a CDS encoding alpha/beta fold hydrolase, which translates into the protein MPQSITPFRIEIDSAEIDELRRRLAATRWPDRETTGDWNQGIPLDYMQSVCDYWASGYEMQRVADRVNKFPQFRTTIDDLGIHFLHVRSAHSDALPLLITHGWPGSVVEFLKVIEPLTDPVRHGGSPSDAFHVVCPSLPGYGYSDKPRTNGWGVKRTARAWGQLMARLGYDGYVAQGGDWGAMVTTCIGLSETAHCRGIHLNMPIVAPDMDTLNDLSELEQSALAGMQHYNEHDSGYSKQQGTRPQTLGYGLADSPAGQAAWILEKFRAWTDCGEGSAQHPENALSRDEMLDNVMMYWLTDSAASSARLYWESFGNPNMDPVDIPVGASIFPKEIFRSSRRWAEKRFSKLIYWNELERGGHFAAFEQPGSYVQELRNCFRLLR
- a CDS encoding enoyl-CoA hydratase/isomerase family protein; its protein translation is MSEVLYRRSNECAVLTLNRPAALNTITNEMLSQLELHLERIEHDDSRALVLTGTGRAFCAGTDLNQWHGDPQQRLLRVHALLRRLLDFPKISVAAINGLALGGGLEFPLACTFRVARRSAKLGLPEVKLGLLPAYGGTQLLPRLVGATRALEIMLSGEPIEAPAALSIGLLNRVCEDDEDVVELACALARSCARHSLVPQRAIRRAVHEGLPLPLSDALALEREIVRELSTSADTLEGVTAFLEKRAPVWKDA
- a CDS encoding ATP-binding cassette domain-containing protein, translated to MSTLLSLDNAELAYGLHPLLDRASLTVTRGERIGLIGRNGTGKSSLLRIIAGLAKLDDGALRCMDGVRVVLVEQEPELPVAATLRQSLVLRGRFDDIHDDKERWRLEARLSEYAHRFDVNEDANPARASGGERKRAALALALAQEPDLLLLDEPTNHLDIAGISLLEDLLGRVSAAIVITHDRAFLDRFATRIVELDRGWLRSYPGNFSAYQTRKAEQLASEAVAARKFDKFWAEEEVWIRQGIKARRTRDEGRVRRLERLRAERAERRERLGNVRLQVDSGARSGKLVAELEHVSMGFGGRTLVKDLSLTILRGDRLGLIGPNGAGKSTLIRLLLGQLEPDAGTVRLGTKLDVAYFDQMREQLDPSKTLAETISPGSDWIEIGTERKHIISYLADFLFPPQRAGTPVGSLSGGERNRLLLARLFARPANLLVLDEPTNDLDIESLELLEDTLQGYAGTLLLVSHDRVFLDNVVTQTLVAEAEGHWQEYAGGYSDWLLQRPPAAVAASAVQPVEPAAARERKTQKKLGFKEQRELDALPATIHALEQEQQQLLSGMQGATVEQLQSASLRAAGITALLEAAFERWSELEERAGGG